The following coding sequences are from one Sulfuricurvum sp. window:
- a CDS encoding metal-dependent hydrolase — MTWKSHTAIAAAIALPFSPASLPAVIIGATAPDWLEYVAKFFGVHVKHRQETHYLIIPIMLIALSFLIDFRAILFWFGIGYISHWFADSLTITGVPITPNDRHRIHLLGGKIKTGEPLEYVVSFGLLIASVSISSNAIELLNQEHGFNKYHMNYDYLHKNGIIDNKEAVETRFKLF, encoded by the coding sequence ATGACGTGGAAAAGCCACACGGCTATCGCCGCGGCAATAGCGTTGCCGTTCTCGCCCGCTTCGCTTCCCGCCGTGATTATAGGGGCGACCGCTCCCGATTGGTTGGAATATGTAGCGAAATTCTTTGGCGTACATGTAAAGCACCGACAAGAAACACACTATTTGATCATCCCGATAATGCTCATAGCTTTATCTTTTCTAATTGATTTTAGAGCGATACTATTTTGGTTTGGGATTGGGTACATTTCGCATTGGTTCGCAGATAGTTTGACGATTACGGGCGTACCGATCACGCCAAACGACAGACACAGAATTCATCTGCTCGGCGGGAAGATTAAAACGGGAGAACCGCTAGAATATGTAGTTTCGTTTGGGTTGCTGATCGCTAGCGTGTCGATTTCATCAAACGCAATAGAATTGTTAAACCAAGAACACGGCTTTAATAAGTATCACATGAATTATGATTATTTACATAAAAATGGCATTATAGACAATAAAGAAGCCGTGGAAACGAGGTTTAAACTATTTTGA